One Candidatus Nitronauta litoralis genomic window, GTAAATTAAGGGTTACTTGTCTAAGTAAATTTATTTTAATAATAAAGCAAAATTTGGCTTAATAATTGCTGTGAAAGGCTTGTATGTCAACCATCAAGTGGAAACAGAAAATGAAAGATTTAATCACTACCGCATCTAGAGGCCAGGAGAGTTCCTTAAGGGAATTGGAGGGCGAGGCGCGGTGGAGAGGAAATGAAAAAGGCTTTACCCTGATTGAACTACTAACCGTGATCGCCATGATTGCAATACTTTCATCGGTGGCGATACCCAGTTTCAATGTCTGGTTATACAAGTACCGGGCAGATTCAGAAGCCAGTCGGTTGTATTTCAATCTTATGGCTGCCAAGCAGCGGGCCATCAGGAATAACAGCACAATGATCGTTACATTTTCGACAACCAATGACAACTATATCATCCATGAAGATCTAAATGACGACGGAAACATTGATCTGGGTGAAACAGTCGATACCATTCCCCTGGAAAATGAAATGGTTTTTGGAATATTGCCGGGTGTATTAGGGGTGTGGGGAACGGCCGTGTCTAACCCGGTTGCCCTTAACGGGGGCTCAACGATCAAGTTTCTTTCGCAAGGTCGGGCAGACCGCAGTGGCGCGATCTACATGGTGCCAGGTTCCGATTTACTATCCGGTTTTAAAGGAAATCAACGGGCGGTCAAGGTTGTGCAGGCTACAGGAAATGTTGAAGTTGTGAAATATTCAGCAGGCGCGACACCAGGGCCTTGGAGCTAATAAAATGAAAAAATTAATAAAAGCACAATCGAATAAAAAGGTGTCCCGCCCAAATAACAGGGAGTCGGGTTTTACCCTGGTTGAGGTTTTGATCAGCATGGCCATTTTTTCGGTGGGCATTTTAGGTCTCATGACTTCTATCGGAACCGTCATGGATTACCAGAAAGATGCTAATGACATGACCCAGGCCACACTCCTGACAAAAGAAAAAATTGAAGAGCTCAAAGCAGTAGCAGCCAATGAGAATACTCTGGTGGGTGGAACCTACGGGTTTAATTATTTTGTTGGTGAGTACACAGACATCACGATACCGGGATCGACACCTCCGAAAAAATTTTTTAAAGAAGATGGCAATTCCCGCTATGTCAACAACGGCAATGGTGAAGTTTTCGACAAGTTCACAAGAAAAACCACCCTGAGCATACCACCGGGAACGGGCGGTGATTTTACCGATGCAAACCAACAGTTCATTCGGTTTGTTCGCGTGGATGTGGTCACCAGTTGGACTGATTCAAGGGGACATCCAAAGGATGTCAGTTTGTCAGTCGTTATGAATCGACGAAAGATTTTTCAACAATAAAGAATAAGAGAAATGTCAGATTCCATTAAGGGAGACAAGACAATGAGCGTCCATAAAACCCGCCCCAAAGGCAGATATTTTCATTCGCTGGATGGAGAGCGTGGTGCAACCATTATCGTTTTTCTCATGATACTGGCGGTTCTCGCGACCATCGCAGCCGGTACCATGAGTGCTATCAACCTGAACTATCAGGCGTCCGGAGCCCATCGCGAAGGTAACCGCGGCTACTACGCAGCAGAAACGGCTTTGGACGTTGGTGCCGGACGCATTCTCCAGGAATTTGAAAATCTGAGTGAGTACACAAACTCAAAAGACTTTGGTGGTGATGCCAATGGCTGGGTTGATGTTGTCGCTGCTGATGTGGGTTTTAGTGAACTGAATGGATTCACCATGGAATACCGGGTGGAACAAGGTACGGCCCGATTTTTCTATCAGACCCAGACCGGCCCCAATATTATCTCCCACTACGCTTACCAGTTTGACGTTGAAGGAAAAGCCACTGCCACAGACGGCAGTGGTGCCACTGAAACTCTTAAGGAAACCATGCGGGTTCTGCAAACGCCACTCGTACAGTATTTCCTGTTTTTTGGCGGCAGTGGGGATGCGGCTGACCTCGAACTCAATACCGGACCTCATCAGAACAGTTGGGGGCGTGTGCATACCAACGGGGACCTTTATGCAGCAGCTCATTCCACGTTTAATTTCAGGAACTACGACACCGACGATCAAATGTCTCCACATTCCTGGACGGTTGCGGGGAAAATAATACACGGCTGGAAACCGGGCGCACCCAGTTATCCTGTAAATCCGGTGAAATTCAAAACTGAAGCCGATGGACAGGCTGATATGACACCAAGTGAAGATGTGGATCGTTCATTTGATCCTGATGTGGCTGCGGATGTCTCTCTGGTGGAATCAAAATATAAAGGCTATGTCCAGATCGGCGTCCCGGTCAAACAGGCTCCAGGCAGGACACAGTTTGTACGCGGCGGCTTTTATGAGGATCGCTCGACCAATCCTCAGCGTCTTACCGTTCATGGTCTGAAAATAGTGGGTACCGGCCCCTTGGTAGCAGCAGGTTCCGGAATACAGGTTTTTGCTTCAGAGCCAACACCAAATACAAACGTAACGGCCTTGATCGCGAATGGAGAATCTTCTACCGGTACCGCAATGGTGCCTTTCCTCACGCCTATTGTGGATAACCCGAATGCATTCAACGATTGCCGTGAGGGAGATTTGGTCAGCACGACCGATATCGACCTGTATGCATTGGAAACCTGGTACAAGGCCTATCTCGCTGACCTTGGACTTGCGGAACCTGAGGACGGGATATTGATCTACACTTCACGGTCACCCAATGCAGCTTATCAAAACAACACCTCAGGTGTGCTCCATGCCATTCGTCTGCGAGTTATCGACGGTGCAACCGGTTCGCTTCCTGGTGTTTTGATGAATACCACCGTTGCAACCGACAACCCATACTATGTTCAGGGTGACTTCAATACCAATGCTCCCTTGAGCGGTGTGGCCGTAATCGGCGATGCCTATAACGTATTGTCCAACTCCTGGATCGATCAGACATCTCCAGGCGTATACCGGAAAGTATGCAATGGGAGCACGTCTCCAAATCCATCTGAAACAACTCAGAACCTGGCCGCATTCTCGGGAATAGTTCCTACTGACGGCACAATCTGGAGTGGTGCTTTCATTAACTACCCACGGATGCACGAATGCTGGGACGACACTCCATGCGGACGATCCTCAGGAAACGAAATTCCCCTCAACATCAACGGTTCTCTTATTAACCTCTGGCAAAGTGCCCAGGGAACCAGCAAATGGCAGTTGAGTGGACATTATTACAACGCTCCACAAAGGAACTATGGCTGGGATATCAATTTTGACAATCCCGATTACTGGCCACCCTTTGTGCCAGCGATCTACAGTATGGAACGCGACAGTTTTGTTGAATAAACCAATCGACCAGGTGAACATCATGAAATGCCTCAAACGAAATCAATATAAATGGAATGACCAGGGTGGTTTCACCATAATGGAATTGATCATTGCATCGGCGATCTCCATTATGGTGCTGGGAATGGTTGCACAGGTTTTTACCCAGCAAAGGGCGGCTTTTTCCAACCAGACCAATATGGCCAAAATGGTGGCCAACGGCCGTGGTGCAGTGGAATTTGTTACCCGCGCTATCCAAAATGCTGGATATCACGTGATCCGGGGTGGAAAAATTCTCAGCGGTGGCGACCATTACGTTAC contains:
- a CDS encoding prepilin-type N-terminal cleavage/methylation domain-containing protein; amino-acid sequence: MKDLITTASRGQESSLRELEGEARWRGNEKGFTLIELLTVIAMIAILSSVAIPSFNVWLYKYRADSEASRLYFNLMAAKQRAIRNNSTMIVTFSTTNDNYIIHEDLNDDGNIDLGETVDTIPLENEMVFGILPGVLGVWGTAVSNPVALNGGSTIKFLSQGRADRSGAIYMVPGSDLLSGFKGNQRAVKVVQATGNVEVVKYSAGATPGPWS
- a CDS encoding type II secretion system protein, with protein sequence MKKLIKAQSNKKVSRPNNRESGFTLVEVLISMAIFSVGILGLMTSIGTVMDYQKDANDMTQATLLTKEKIEELKAVAANENTLVGGTYGFNYFVGEYTDITIPGSTPPKKFFKEDGNSRYVNNGNGEVFDKFTRKTTLSIPPGTGGDFTDANQQFIRFVRVDVVTSWTDSRGHPKDVSLSVVMNRRKIFQQ